In a genomic window of Microbacterium amylolyticum:
- a CDS encoding Na+/H+ antiporter subunit E: MTWLTWPFRLIGYVFWFAGQLVSSNWKVLHDNLTPGQGTQNGIARMPTKCRTDLELTLLASCITLTPGTLTIGTDTTGDGTRVLFVHGMYADSPDVLRAELQVMQNRLLRALRRKGLNA; the protein is encoded by the coding sequence GTGACCTGGCTGACGTGGCCGTTCCGCCTCATCGGCTACGTGTTCTGGTTTGCCGGTCAGCTCGTGAGCTCGAACTGGAAAGTTCTGCACGACAACCTGACCCCGGGCCAGGGCACGCAGAACGGGATCGCGCGCATGCCGACGAAATGCCGTACCGACCTTGAGCTCACGCTCCTGGCTTCGTGCATCACGCTGACACCCGGAACGCTGACGATCGGAACGGACACAACGGGGGACGGAACACGCGTGTTGTTCGTGCACGGCATGTACGCCGACAGCCCGGACGTGCTGCGTGCGGAGTTGCAGGTTATGCAGAACCGACTCTTGCGCGCCCTCCGACGGAAGGGACTGAACGCATGA
- a CDS encoding sodium:proton antiporter gives MTLAITAGILVAGAVYLLMRREMLLIILGFVLLSHAANLIIMAAGGASRREEPFGTPDDISVVADPLPQAFVLTAIVIAFAITIFMLVLAGTGTDTDNAEDGATDEDEPQPNESGTAEPSMSNEREEASA, from the coding sequence ATGACACTCGCCATCACCGCAGGCATCCTCGTCGCAGGAGCCGTCTACCTGCTCATGCGACGCGAGATGCTGCTGATCATCCTCGGCTTCGTTCTTCTCAGCCATGCCGCGAACCTCATCATCATGGCGGCCGGTGGCGCATCACGTCGCGAAGAGCCGTTCGGAACTCCCGATGACATTTCTGTTGTCGCCGATCCCCTGCCCCAGGCCTTTGTTCTGACGGCCATCGTGATTGCCTTCGCGATCACAATCTTCATGCTGGTTCTCGCCGGAACAGGAACGGACACGGACAACGCGGAGGACGGCGCGACGGACGAAGACGAGCCGCAACCGAACGAGTCCGGCACCGCGGAGCCCTCGATGTCGAACGAACGAGAGGAGGCATCCGCATGA
- a CDS encoding monovalent cation/H+ antiporter subunit D family protein — MIGSLLPLFVAIPLIAAGFLTIIGHRPRLHLVVMFAVITGALAGSIALVAALVGGRTYAHGVGSWGFGIAIPFVADMFSALMLVVTGLLAVVCVLFAVIAHRTMSRFFAPLILVLVGGVNGVLLTADLFNMFVFIEVMLLPSYGLFVLARYGEAPLGRIAGARLYVVLNLLTSTIFLIGVGFVYGTAGTVNMAELAGAAAEDSTVAIAGSLCLFALGIKAAIVPVHGWLAKAYPATSPAITALFSGLHTKVAIYGIYRIYAYMYDGDARWLWIGVLLFCATMLLGVLGAVGEKTTRSILAFHMVSQIGYIMLGIALFTEAGLAAGIFYLLHHMIVKASLFLSTGAIEVTYGSGKIGEVQGMAKREPILAAAFFVAALSLAGIPPFSGFVAKMSLIFAALDAGQIAAVVIMLVVSIITLLSMLKIWGGVFWGKEKFPETPPITAGSALATTQVAAQKKVGAALMAPAVILALVTLGLGLGAELLMSLSQTAAAGLLDPTSYIEAVMGS, encoded by the coding sequence ATGATCGGATCACTTCTTCCCCTGTTCGTGGCGATTCCCCTCATCGCCGCTGGTTTCCTCACAATCATCGGCCACCGCCCTCGGCTTCACCTTGTCGTCATGTTCGCCGTCATCACCGGCGCGCTTGCGGGGTCGATCGCGCTCGTGGCCGCGCTCGTCGGCGGCAGAACGTACGCACACGGCGTCGGATCGTGGGGCTTCGGAATCGCGATTCCCTTCGTCGCTGATATGTTCAGCGCCCTCATGCTCGTCGTCACGGGCCTGCTGGCCGTTGTCTGCGTTCTCTTCGCCGTCATCGCCCACCGAACGATGTCGCGCTTCTTCGCGCCGCTGATCCTCGTTCTCGTCGGCGGTGTGAACGGCGTGCTGCTCACGGCAGATCTGTTCAACATGTTCGTGTTCATCGAGGTCATGCTCTTGCCCTCGTACGGGCTGTTCGTGCTGGCACGATACGGCGAAGCACCGCTCGGCCGGATTGCCGGAGCTCGACTCTACGTGGTTCTGAACCTGCTGACATCGACGATCTTCCTCATCGGCGTCGGTTTCGTCTACGGAACGGCCGGAACGGTCAACATGGCAGAGCTCGCCGGCGCTGCCGCAGAAGACAGCACGGTGGCGATTGCCGGTTCGCTGTGCCTGTTCGCGCTCGGGATCAAAGCGGCGATCGTTCCGGTGCACGGTTGGCTGGCAAAGGCATACCCCGCCACGTCCCCCGCGATCACCGCACTGTTTTCCGGTCTGCATACCAAGGTCGCGATCTACGGTATCTACCGCATCTACGCGTATATGTACGACGGCGATGCCCGTTGGCTGTGGATCGGTGTTCTGCTGTTCTGCGCGACGATGCTGCTGGGCGTGCTCGGCGCCGTCGGCGAGAAGACCACCCGGTCAATTCTCGCGTTCCACATGGTCAGCCAGATCGGCTACATCATGCTGGGCATCGCGCTGTTTACCGAAGCGGGGCTCGCCGCCGGTATCTTCTATCTCTTGCATCACATGATCGTGAAGGCATCGCTCTTCCTCTCAACGGGCGCGATCGAGGTCACTTACGGCTCCGGAAAAATCGGCGAGGTTCAGGGCATGGCGAAGCGTGAGCCGATTCTGGCCGCGGCGTTCTTCGTCGCCGCACTTTCGCTGGCCGGCATCCCGCCATTCTCGGGCTTTGTTGCGAAAATGTCGCTGATTTTCGCCGCGCTCGATGCTGGGCAGATCGCCGCCGTTGTCATCATGCTCGTCGTCAGCATCATTACGCTGCTGTCGATGCTCAAGATCTGGGGTGGGGTGTTCTGGGGCAAGGAGAAGTTCCCCGAAACGCCGCCGATCACCGCGGGCTCCGCCCTCGCGACCACCCAGGTCGCCGCTCAGAAAAAGGTGGGCGCCGCTCTCATGGCTCCCGCCGTTATCCTCGCACTCGTCACGCTGGGCCTCGGGCTCGGAGCGGAGTTGCTGATGTCACTGTCTCAAACGGCCGCAGCGGGCCTCCTCGATCCCACCTCCTACATTGAGGCGGTGATGGGCTCGTGA
- a CDS encoding monovalent cation/H+ antiporter complex subunit F gives MIGIDIGIVLLALACLPAIYRMIVGPTDADRAVAGDLLQFAVVGLLALAGIRIASVYTFDIVLVAAIVGFLSAISLARALTRGKR, from the coding sequence ATGATCGGAATCGACATCGGGATCGTCCTGCTCGCACTCGCCTGCCTCCCCGCGATCTATCGGATGATCGTTGGGCCAACAGATGCCGACCGAGCGGTTGCCGGAGATCTCCTCCAGTTCGCTGTTGTCGGGCTCCTCGCGCTTGCCGGAATCCGCATCGCAAGCGTGTACACATTCGACATCGTGCTGGTCGCCGCGATCGTCGGCTTCTTGTCGGCGATCTCGCTGGCCCGCGCGCTCACGAGAGGAAAGCGATGA
- the pth gene encoding aminoacyl-tRNA hydrolase, with protein sequence MADTWLVMGLGNPGSRYEKTRHNVGQMVVDELAARRGASWRQHKAGARVAETWLRPGAAKLVLVKSNGYMNTSGGPAVGVAQFFGVAADRIIVVHDELDIPFDQLKLKAGGGHGGHNGLRDIAKALATPDFVRVRVGIGRPLGRQDPADWVLSEFGSTERTTLPILVADAADAVEMVVDDGLIAAQQKVHAPK encoded by the coding sequence ATGGCGGACACCTGGCTGGTGATGGGGCTCGGAAACCCCGGTTCACGGTATGAGAAGACGCGTCACAACGTTGGGCAGATGGTCGTCGACGAGCTCGCGGCGCGGCGCGGCGCATCATGGCGGCAGCACAAGGCCGGCGCGCGGGTCGCTGAGACGTGGCTCCGCCCGGGGGCAGCGAAGCTTGTGCTCGTGAAGTCGAACGGCTACATGAATACCTCTGGTGGGCCGGCCGTGGGCGTTGCGCAGTTTTTCGGTGTTGCAGCCGACCGCATCATCGTCGTGCACGACGAGCTCGATATCCCGTTCGACCAGCTCAAACTCAAAGCAGGTGGCGGGCACGGCGGGCACAACGGACTCCGCGACATCGCCAAGGCCCTCGCAACTCCGGACTTCGTCCGTGTTCGCGTAGGGATCGGCCGGCCGCTTGGTCGTCAAGATCCCGCGGACTGGGTGCTCAGCGAGTTCGGTTCCACGGAGCGCACCACCCTCCCGATTCTCGTCGCTGACGCAGCAGACGCCGTCGAGATGGTCGTCGACGACGGTCTGATCGCCGCCCAGCAGAAGGTCCACGCACCGAAGTAG
- the mfd gene encoding transcription-repair coupling factor, which produces MTVSGILRALDSSESFREAFVATSTDADVSLVEGLDAPAIAALLERRQASGHPPVIVAIAPTSRRSEALAGALRSLIPGADVRDFPAWETLPHERLSPTPETVGRRLETLRTLTQWDGVTPLVVTASIRAAIQPLARGLGDAEPVTLIVGGRDMWLEDATERLVELAYLRVDMVSRRGEFAVRGGILDVFPPTADHPYRVEFFGDEVDQIRQFSVADQRSLQGDVTELVLLPSRELLLTPEIRQRARELQAEYPGIAQMLEKMAQGIPAEGMESLSSLVAGPLVSLAEYLPEGAAAALVDPERAVSRAISLGETNSEFLQAAWSTATAGGSAPVSIDESSGFFTIVELRDIVHERGGVWWTFSPFDSGLAAIEAELAEADGEFAPAREETARVDATAIPSFQGDVDGATRYVIGLLHQGWSVVLAAAGIGLVERARDVLSDLGVAARIVDAIDETPEPGVATLVAAPIERGFVSDDVKLAVLTDAEFYGRTARGGEQGVKKLASRRRNVVDPLQLKPGDPVVHTTHGIGRFVELVQREVSTGGKNAQKTLRDYVVLEYAPSKRGYPGDKLMVPTDQLDLLSKYVGGENPQLSKMGGSDWSQAKSKARRAVRDIAVELVKLYSARMASQGYAFGPDTPWQRELEEAFPFAETPDQLQTIDEIKRDMEKSIPMDRLLSGDVGFGKTEVAVRAAFKAIQEGKQVAMLVPTTLLVKQHFETFSERFAGFPVKARALSRFQTAKQAKDTIQGLADGTVDMVIGTHRILTEGIAFKDLGLMIIDEEQRFGVEHKDALKKLKTNVDILAMSATPIPRTLEMAVTGIREMSTLATPPEERHPILSYVGPSNDKQIGAAIRREMLREGQVFYVHNRVTTIQKVANHLAELVPEARIAVAHGKMSEKQLEQVVDDFWERKFDVLVCTTIIETGIDIANANTIIIDRADKYGLAQLHQLRGRVGRGRERAYAYFVYDENKPLSETAADRLETIAVHNDLGSGIQVAMKDLELRGAGNLLGAEQAGHIAGVGFDLYLRMIGEAVSEFRGIENDGPTELRLELPIDARIPDDYIDSERLRLEAYQKLSAAATATADEDAIDLVIEELTDRYGEPPEAVTGLVQVARLRRRAAQSGLADVVAMGKNLRIAPAQLPDSMKVRLQRLYPGGKVIGGADALVVPMPAAGGQPLTDAALLDWVRQLLDALFPLQKAPETAKGDQASA; this is translated from the coding sequence GTGACTGTCTCCGGGATTCTGCGTGCCCTCGATTCCTCTGAATCCTTCCGCGAGGCGTTCGTCGCGACGTCAACGGACGCGGATGTGTCTCTCGTCGAGGGGCTCGATGCTCCCGCGATCGCCGCGCTTCTCGAACGGCGCCAAGCGTCAGGTCATCCGCCCGTCATCGTCGCAATCGCGCCGACGAGCCGTCGCTCGGAAGCCCTCGCCGGAGCGTTGAGGTCGCTCATCCCCGGCGCAGACGTGCGTGACTTTCCCGCATGGGAAACTCTTCCGCATGAGCGGCTCAGCCCGACACCCGAAACGGTCGGGCGTCGCCTCGAGACCCTGCGTACCCTCACACAGTGGGATGGAGTCACGCCACTTGTCGTGACCGCCTCTATTCGCGCCGCGATTCAACCGCTCGCGCGGGGCCTCGGCGACGCAGAGCCTGTCACTTTGATCGTCGGCGGGCGAGACATGTGGCTCGAGGATGCGACCGAACGCCTCGTCGAGCTCGCATACCTGCGCGTGGATATGGTGTCGCGTCGTGGTGAATTCGCCGTGCGTGGCGGCATCCTCGATGTTTTCCCCCCGACAGCGGACCATCCGTACCGCGTCGAGTTCTTTGGCGATGAGGTCGATCAGATCCGGCAGTTCTCCGTGGCAGATCAGCGCTCTTTGCAGGGAGACGTCACCGAGCTTGTCCTCTTGCCCAGCCGCGAGCTCTTGCTCACCCCGGAGATTCGCCAGCGCGCCCGCGAACTGCAGGCTGAATATCCCGGCATCGCTCAGATGCTCGAGAAGATGGCGCAGGGGATCCCCGCCGAAGGGATGGAGTCGCTCTCATCGCTTGTCGCGGGTCCGCTTGTCTCACTTGCCGAATATCTTCCCGAGGGGGCGGCGGCAGCGCTCGTCGATCCCGAACGCGCCGTTTCTCGTGCCATCAGCCTGGGAGAGACGAATTCCGAGTTCCTGCAGGCAGCGTGGAGCACAGCGACGGCCGGGGGATCGGCTCCCGTGTCGATTGATGAATCAAGCGGATTTTTCACCATCGTCGAGCTGCGTGACATCGTGCACGAACGAGGTGGAGTGTGGTGGACGTTTAGCCCCTTCGACTCCGGTCTCGCGGCGATTGAGGCCGAACTCGCCGAGGCAGACGGTGAGTTCGCACCCGCCCGTGAAGAAACAGCCCGCGTCGACGCAACGGCGATCCCGTCTTTCCAGGGAGACGTCGACGGAGCAACGCGCTACGTCATCGGGCTGCTGCACCAGGGGTGGTCCGTTGTTCTCGCCGCCGCGGGAATCGGCCTTGTTGAGCGAGCACGAGACGTTCTGAGCGACCTCGGTGTTGCGGCGCGCATCGTTGACGCGATTGACGAAACACCGGAGCCTGGGGTCGCCACGCTTGTCGCAGCGCCCATTGAACGCGGTTTTGTCAGTGACGACGTGAAACTCGCCGTTCTGACCGACGCCGAGTTCTACGGACGTACCGCGCGGGGCGGCGAACAGGGCGTTAAGAAGCTCGCATCGCGCCGGCGCAATGTCGTCGACCCTCTTCAGCTCAAGCCGGGTGATCCCGTTGTGCACACGACCCACGGCATTGGACGGTTCGTCGAACTGGTTCAGCGTGAGGTCTCCACGGGCGGCAAGAACGCGCAGAAGACGCTGCGTGACTACGTCGTACTGGAGTACGCGCCGTCGAAGCGCGGGTATCCCGGTGACAAGCTGATGGTGCCAACCGATCAGCTTGACCTGCTTTCGAAGTACGTCGGCGGTGAAAACCCTCAGCTGTCCAAGATGGGCGGATCTGACTGGTCCCAGGCAAAGTCGAAGGCGCGACGAGCGGTCAGGGACATTGCTGTCGAGCTCGTCAAGCTCTACTCGGCACGCATGGCATCACAGGGGTACGCCTTCGGCCCCGACACCCCCTGGCAGCGGGAGCTGGAAGAGGCGTTCCCCTTCGCCGAGACACCAGACCAGCTGCAGACGATCGACGAGATCAAACGGGACATGGAGAAGTCCATTCCGATGGACCGCCTTCTGTCCGGAGACGTCGGCTTCGGTAAGACCGAGGTGGCTGTGCGAGCAGCCTTCAAGGCGATCCAGGAAGGCAAACAGGTCGCCATGCTGGTGCCGACCACCCTTCTCGTCAAACAGCACTTCGAGACCTTCTCTGAGCGATTCGCCGGGTTCCCCGTCAAGGCCCGCGCACTCAGCCGCTTCCAGACGGCGAAGCAGGCAAAGGACACGATCCAGGGCCTCGCCGATGGCACCGTAGACATGGTGATCGGAACGCATCGCATCCTCACGGAAGGCATCGCGTTCAAGGATCTCGGCCTGATGATCATCGACGAGGAGCAGCGATTCGGCGTTGAACACAAGGATGCGCTGAAGAAGCTGAAGACCAACGTCGACATCCTCGCGATGAGTGCGACCCCCATTCCGCGCACGCTGGAAATGGCCGTGACGGGCATCCGCGAAATGTCCACGCTTGCCACCCCACCGGAGGAACGTCACCCGATCCTGTCGTACGTTGGCCCCTCCAACGACAAGCAGATCGGCGCGGCCATTCGCAGAGAGATGTTGCGCGAGGGACAGGTGTTCTACGTGCACAACCGCGTCACGACGATTCAGAAGGTCGCCAATCATCTTGCTGAGCTGGTGCCGGAGGCACGGATCGCGGTGGCGCACGGCAAGATGAGCGAAAAGCAGCTCGAGCAGGTCGTCGATGACTTTTGGGAGCGGAAGTTCGATGTGCTCGTGTGCACGACGATCATCGAAACCGGTATTGACATCGCGAACGCCAACACGATCATCATCGATCGTGCTGATAAATACGGCCTGGCGCAGCTCCACCAGCTCCGCGGACGCGTCGGTCGTGGTCGTGAGAGGGCTTATGCCTATTTCGTTTACGACGAGAACAAGCCGTTGTCGGAGACCGCAGCCGACCGTCTCGAGACGATCGCCGTTCACAACGATCTCGGAAGCGGTATCCAGGTAGCAATGAAGGACCTCGAGCTACGCGGAGCGGGAAACCTGCTCGGAGCGGAGCAGGCTGGCCATATCGCGGGAGTCGGCTTCGACTTGTACCTGCGCATGATCGGTGAGGCCGTCAGCGAGTTCCGCGGTATCGAGAACGACGGGCCGACGGAGCTGCGCCTGGAGCTGCCCATCGACGCACGCATTCCCGACGACTACATCGACAGCGAGCGCCTCCGCCTGGAGGCCTACCAAAAGCTGTCAGCCGCGGCAACGGCCACAGCGGACGAGGACGCGATCGATCTCGTGATCGAAGAGCTCACCGACCGCTACGGTGAGCCGCCCGAAGCCGTGACGGGTCTCGTGCAGGTGGCACGACTGCGTCGCCGTGCCGCGCAGTCCGGCCTGGCTGACGTTGTGGCGATGGGAAAGAACCTGCGTATTGCACCGGCGCAGCTTCCGGATTCGATGAAGGTCCGGCTGCAGCGGCTCTACCCCGGTGGCAAGGTCATCGGGGGCGCAGATGCCCTTGTCGTCCCGATGCCGGCTGCCGGAGGACAGCCCCTCACTGATGCCGCGCTTCTGGACTGGGTCCGGCAGCTCCTCGACGCGCTCTTCCCATTGCAGAAGGCGCCCGAAACGGCGAAGGGCGACCAAGCCTCAGCCTGA
- a CDS encoding 50S ribosomal protein L25/general stress protein Ctc has protein sequence MADQYKLSVDVRNEFGKGFARRLRAAGKIPAVLYGHGTEPQHLALPGHETALIVRHSNAIITLDIEGTEQLALVKDIQRDPVRRIIEHIDLVVINKGEKVQIDVPYVVEGVSFAGTMTTFSAQAIAIEADALNIPEQIVINVDGLTDGTQILAKDVVLPEGATLTDDPELLILAVTAAGSGSDADDAADAAVAEAAAAESAE, from the coding sequence ATGGCTGATCAGTACAAGCTCTCCGTCGACGTCCGCAACGAGTTCGGCAAGGGCTTCGCCCGCCGTCTGCGCGCCGCCGGCAAGATCCCCGCCGTTCTGTACGGCCACGGCACCGAACCGCAGCACCTCGCGCTTCCCGGTCACGAGACCGCGCTGATCGTGCGTCACTCGAACGCGATCATCACGCTCGACATCGAGGGCACGGAACAGCTCGCCCTCGTGAAGGACATCCAGCGCGACCCGGTGCGCCGCATCATCGAGCACATTGACCTCGTCGTCATCAACAAGGGCGAGAAGGTTCAGATTGACGTTCCTTACGTTGTCGAGGGCGTGTCGTTCGCAGGAACGATGACGACCTTCTCCGCTCAGGCAATCGCGATTGAAGCGGACGCGCTCAACATTCCCGAGCAGATCGTCATCAACGTCGACGGTCTCACCGATGGCACGCAGATCCTCGCGAAGGACGTCGTGCTGCCCGAGGGCGCAACCCTCACGGACGACCCCGAGCTGCTGATCCTCGCCGTGACGGCCGCTGGTTCTGGCTCGGACGCGGATGACGCCGCCGACGCCGCCGTGGCCGAGGCTGCCGCTGCTGAGTCGGCCGAGTAA
- a CDS encoding cation:proton antiporter, translated as MNVLQIIGDVLVVIGGLIFLSAALGIMRFPDAYTRISAVGTAGGLGITFVVVGAVMHSPSLADTVKVILIVVLQLTTSAIGTIAIARSAYLTRVPLARRKYDELATAEEEPTTGHE; from the coding sequence ATGAACGTTTTGCAGATCATCGGTGATGTTCTCGTCGTCATCGGCGGGCTGATCTTCCTGTCAGCCGCGCTCGGAATCATGAGGTTCCCCGATGCCTATACCCGCATCTCGGCCGTGGGAACGGCGGGCGGACTCGGTATTACCTTCGTCGTCGTCGGTGCCGTGATGCATTCGCCATCCCTCGCGGACACCGTCAAGGTGATCCTCATCGTTGTCCTCCAGCTCACGACAAGCGCCATCGGCACGATCGCAATCGCCCGCTCCGCGTATCTCACACGCGTTCCGCTGGCGCGCAGGAAGTACGACGAGCTGGCAACCGCCGAGGAAGAACCGACGACCGGCCACGAGTGA